In the Clavelina lepadiformis chromosome 8, kaClaLepa1.1, whole genome shotgun sequence genome, one interval contains:
- the LOC143469347 gene encoding MOB-like protein phocein codes for MVSSSTVMNPQYGVCRNPPGTKIEDFYKWAEHKFDDMDSTLAVQQYIQQTIRQDYTNTEKILSIPPGQDEGVWKYEHLRQFCLELNGLAVRLQAECTPDTCSQMTATEQWIFLCAAHKTPKECPAIDYTRHTLDGAACLLNNNKYFPSRVSIKESSVAKLGSVCRRVYRIFSHAYYHHRQIFDEAENETCLCKRFTLFVIKYNLMSQDNLIVPILDDSSSGNTSNNNSVEIVPSVNYSIAKKPTSKPVSTGIASFLDLPEGVGPDDEDNDEEIVGFEIPPGLDAAEDDDIDDDGADLVDDFSYSTNPNFATLKPSKENLQNESLQSMEADTSGATSHEDEKSTEVEDPKTLDETVIFVELMQSKSVDENETNSSSEMIDEQTVYKEEEI; via the exons ATGGTTTCTAGCTCAACAGTAATGAATCCTCAATATGGTGTATGCAGGAATCCTCCTGGAACAAAAATTGAG GATTTTTATAAATGGGCTGAGCATAAATTTGATGATATGGACAGTACGCTAGCGGTTCAACAGTATATTCAGCAAACCATCAGACAAGACTATACTAACactgaaaaaatattatctaTACCACCTGGTCAGGATGAAGGCGTTTGGAAATATGAACATCTAAG GCAATTTTGTTTGGAGCTAAATGGGCTTGCTGTCAGACTGCAGGCTGAGTGTACACCTGACACATGCTCACAAATGACTGCCACCGAACAGTGGATATTTCTTTGTGCTGCTCACAAGACTCCCAAAGAATGCCCCGCCATAGATTACACCAGACACACACTAGATGGTGCTGCATGCTTGCTCAACAATAACAAGTACTTCCCAAGCAG AGTAAGCATCAAAGAATCCTCTGTGGCCAAACTTGGATCAGTTTGTCGAAGAGTTTACAGAATCTTTTCTCATGCTTACTATCATCACAGGCAGATCTTTGACGAAGCCGAG AATGAAACTTGCCTTTGCAAACGGTTCACTTTGTTTGTCATCAAGTACAATCTGATGTCTCAGGATAACCTGATCGTCCCCATTCTTGATGATTCTTCCTCTGGAAACACATCCAACAACAATTCAGTGGAAATTGTACCATCTGTGAATTACTCGATTGCTAAAAAGCCGACGTCAAAACCAGTTTCAACCGGAATAGCAAGTTTTCTTGATCTTCCAGAGGGAGTAGGTCCAGATGATGAGGACAATGATGAAGAAATTGTCGGATTTGAAATTCCTCCTGGTCTGGATGCAGCAGAAGATGATGATATCGACGATGATGGTGCTGATTTAGTCGATGATTTTTCATACTCAACCAATCCAAATTTTGCCACCCTTAAACCGTCGAAGGAAAATTTACAGAATGAATCTTTGCAGTCCATGGAGGCTGATACTAGTGGTGCAACATCTCACGAAGATGAAAAGAGTACAGAGGTTGAAGACCCAAAGACATTGGATGAAACTGTGATATTTGTTGAGCTAATGCAAAGCAAAAGTGTTGATGAGAATGAAACTAATTCCTCATCTGAAATGATTGATGAGCAAACCGTTTACAAAGAAGAAGAGATCTAA